ATCCGTTGACCCAGGGGGCAAAAATTTTATACTTTGAATGTGGAAACCTGATTTTTAAAGATAGCTTGAATTTCTTTGCCATGCCCTTGGAAAGATTTTCATCCACCTTCAATCTAACAGAGCTTCACAAGGGGTTCTTCCCGCATGCCTTCAATCGCCaagaaaattttaattattcAGGAAGTTACCCCCCAATGGCAGAGTACGACCCAGATGGGATGaatgataagaaaagaaaagagtttaTGACGTGGTACCagcagaaagtagagagtaaCGCCACCTTCAATTTTCAAGAGGAGTTATTAGCCTACTGTGAAAGTGACGTGAAACTTCTCAAAGAAGGTTGCCTTAAATTCGTGAGAGAATTTAAAGATATCGCTGGCTTTAACCCCCTGATTCAATCCGTGACCATCGCCTCAGCGTGCAACTACTTCTGGCGCAAGGAAAAACTGGAAGAAGACCTCATCGCCCTCGAGCCTCTAGGTGGATGGCATGGAAACCACATTAACCAAAGTAACATCGCTCTGGAATGGCTATACTTCCAGGACCACCAGAGAGGAGGTATGGGGCGTGTCCGCCACGTGCGTAACGGAGGGGAAGTACAAGTCCTCACAGCAGCAGAAAGCTACTATGTAGACGGTTTTGATGAAGAAACCAACACTGTATTTGAGTTTTATGGATGCTGGTACCACGGTTGTCCCCATTGTTTCAAGCACTACAGAGATGTGAAAAGAAACTCCCACCAAGACCGCACCGTCAATGAAGTCTACGATGCTACCCTGAAAAAAGCTGCCCTGCTGCGCCAAGCGGGGTATACGGTCGTGGAAAAGTGGGAATGTGTCTTCAagacagaaaagaaaaccgacCCAGAGTTACAAGCTTTTCTCCAAGAGTTGGAAATGGTCCCTCCCCTCAATCCACGTGACGCCTTCTATGGAGGAAGAACAGGTGCAGTCGCATTGCATTGTAAAGTCGAAGACCCCGATCTCATTAAATATGCAGATGTGACGTCACTTTACCCATGGGTCAACAAGTATATGGAGTACCCCGTCAGGTTCCCCCTCATTTATACGAATCCTAGGGATCAAGATATTCACCACTATTTTGGCGTCGCCAAAGTGGACATCTTGGCCCCCGAGTTTCTGTTCCACCCTGTCCTCCCCTACAGAGCTGGTGGCAAGTTGACCTTCCCTCTCTGTGCTGCTTGTGTGAAAGAGGAACAAGAAAAACCGTGGCTAGAGCGAACCAACATCTGTTGTCacacggatcaagagagaaCCCTGAGAGGAACCTGGGCTACAATAGAATTACAGAAAGCTGTCGAGTTAGGGTATCGCATCCTAAAGATTCACGAAGTGTTTCATTTCCGCGAAGAGGATAGAAGGGTGGGGCTCTTCGCGGATTACGTAAACACTTGGCTTAAGATCAAGCAAGAATCGGCGGGATGGCCTGACGAGTGCAGGAGCCGAGAAGAGAAGCAAGCCTACATTCGCGATTACTACGAGAAAGAGGGGATTCAGTTGGAGCATGTGGCGAAAAATCCAGGAAGGAGACAAGTCGCCAAGATGATGTTGAACAGGTAATAAGTGGTTAAAAACACTGCAAGTAATTAACTTAAAGTGCAGACAAAGGCTGCATTTAAGAAACACCCTTTGGAAGAAAACAGTAGACAACCGTTGGACACAAAATtagaaggaaatgtatggataAGTTGCAGACAAAGTCTGCATGTTAACCACGTAAAATGCAGACAAAGTCTGCAAGTTAAGAACCCCCAttgatttgttttattgttgttgttgtttttctctttgtctCTCTATTTTTCTAGCTTCTGGGGCAAATTCGGAGAAAGAAGCAACAAGCCACAGACTCATGTCATCAGAAGTGCCCATGCCCTCTATGCTCTGCTGAATGACCCCTCCTTCCATATCAGTAACATCCGAATCTGCTCGGAGGATGTTTTAGAGGTCGTCACCACAAGGGCAGAAGAAGAAGTGGAACAAAATGTGAAAACCAATATATTTATAGCAATTTACACCACCGCGCATGCGCGGCTTAAACTTTACTCAGCCTTAGAAACTCTTCAGGAACGTGTCCTTTATTATGACACGGATTCTGTTATTTACAAATGGCGCCCCGGGCAGGTAGAAATTCCCCTAGGTGTTTTTTTAGGAGATTTTACTGACGAAACTGACGGAGATCCCATCATAGAATTTGCGAGTGGAGGGGCGAAAAATTATGGGTATGAAACCAGGGGAGGGAAAGTTGAATGTAAAGTCAGAGGGTTTTCTCTGAACTACAGAAATAAGTtgcttttgaatttttatgcTTTACGtgataacattttaaaagagttggATGACCCTCAAGAGGAAAGGAGAAATATCACGTTGGTCGATAAGAAGTTCTTTGACCGTGACCAAACCAACAAGAGAATTCGATTGATTGAAAGGGAGAAAAAGTACGGGTTAGTGTTCGATAAACGAGTTGTCGATAGGGCCACTCGTAAGTCCTATCCGTATGGATACGCTCGCATTCAAAGCGAGGTCGACATGCTATCAGAGCTATAAATAGAGGTTTTCTTTTTGAAGCATTGTACATAGGCTAAGTGTGtttggcttttgtttttgggcGCCATTGTTGATGTGTTGTAACATTAAATCGACAGGGAGGTTTAATGTAGAAATAAACTAAGTTCGAGATACAATCTCTGTGTGATGTTATTGTTGGGTCCGGGTATAAATAGAGGGTGGACACCCAAAATGGACCCCCCACTGAGAAGACATTGAAATCACCGTCAAAGAATTGGATGGCAGTCTGGTCAAGTTTCAATCGGAAAGTCAATGTGTGCTCATGTTACAGTTTAGACTAGATTAACACGAGACAGAGACATTGTGTGCACACTCTttgtttattgaaataaaaaaaataaaaaataaaaaataataataataataataaaataataataataaaaaaaaaacacacacacacacacacacgcgcAGATTACAATTTGAGTTTTTTCTTGGCTTGCATGATTTTCTTGACGACTTTCTCGGTCATGGTCTTTTTTCCGGGTAAACGATCAATGGCTTTGATCATGACGTCATCCGCTTTCCATTTATCTTGCAAATTCTTGGCTTTGCTATAGGCGATGTCATGATCCATGGCTATTCGGTCTAATCTGTTTTTTGGCGTGTCCCCGCGTTTCAAACGTTT
The genomic region above belongs to Porites lutea chromosome 12, jaPorLute2.1, whole genome shotgun sequence and contains:
- the LOC140953788 gene encoding uncharacterized protein, which encodes MNQDLSNEELINYNGEGVQEPTSIEAIDADIEALMNEDDEGLLSAFRRFEQHGGNPLFRAEFTPVGRNRSFRGIVDQKKYRLTLQQLRDAQDEQLGESISEAVIQGLQRVVENEGFNVQDYSLLVAVHSNSFTHVWSQSARNVPLEEWLSNGVYTRAWLEDLAKKLNSAQVMDPQRDGFYVELTFVKRLGRGGKNGGKKANPGRHAWEKLVKKKRCVVTIKNKDKLCLARAIMTMKERVDNGSQYQNLRKGRPIQKRLAKLLHREAGVPEGPCGFEELEKFQEYLGPQGYQLIVVEPSKCLVVFKDPTYNEAPHVIGLVKYNGHYDGLTSIPALMNRSYYCRHCDRGYDVENSRHHNCFGQNCSACCRQNKTCPNFATWVKPTVHCSDCNCMFYGQDCFQAHKTKGEKKGDESICDRWKKCPLCCAEYQVNPKNPHKCYHATCRNCGEFTHVAHRCYIQPIKEAPPQQQDDFFDDPMYFQFDDDDDDDDERGPPPPPVLNFADIECAISEDRVFQPNLICWSSEEDEEIHHARTIKEFLEACDAMTEVEDDERSRKVITFFHNLRGFDGNFVLEALYDQGRAVENPLTQGAKILYFECGNLIFKDSLNFFAMPLERFSSTFNLTELHKGFFPHAFNRQENFNYSGSYPPMAEYDPDGMNDKKRKEFMTWYQQKVESNATFNFQEELLAYCESDVKLLKEGCLKFVREFKDIAGFNPLIQSVTIASACNYFWRKEKLEEDLIALEPLGGWHGNHINQSNIALEWLYFQDHQRGGMGRVRHVRNGGEVQVLTAAESYYVDGFDEETNTVFEFYGCWYHGCPHCFKHYRDVKRNSHQDRTVNEVYDATLKKAALLRQAGYTVVEKWECVFKTEKKTDPELQAFLQELEMVPPLNPRDAFYGGRTGAVALHCKVEDPDLIKYADVTSLYPWVNKYMEYPVRFPLIYTNPRDQDIHHYFGVAKVDILAPEFLFHPVLPYRAGGKLTFPLCAACVKEEQEKPWLERTNICCHTDQERTLRGTWATIELQKAVELGYRILKIHEVFHFREEDRRVGLFADYVNTWLKIKQESAGWPDECRSREEKQAYIRDYYEKEGIQLEHVAKNPGRRQVAKMMLNSFWGKFGERSNKPQTHVIRSAHALYALLNDPSFHISNIRICSEDVLEVVTTRAEEEVEQNVKTNIFIAIYTTAHARLKLYSALETLQERVLYYDTDSVIYKWRPGQVEIPLGVFLGDFTDETDGDPIIEFASGGAKNYGYETRGGKVECKVRGFSLNYRNKLLLNFYALRDNILKELDDPQEERRNITLVDKKFFDRDQTNKRIRLIEREKKYGLVFDKRVVDRATRKSYPYGYARIQSEVDMLSEL